The following DNA comes from Gopherus flavomarginatus isolate rGopFla2 chromosome 5, rGopFla2.mat.asm, whole genome shotgun sequence.
TGGAGCTTCATGTCTTCTGCACCTGTTGCTTGGAATGTTGGGGGCCAGTGGATTCTGTGGCCTCTCCCCCAAACCACCTGCATCACTGTCCTCTGGAACCAGGCTCAACCACAGAGAGCCAGAGTATCTGGATAATTTGCGTTCTGCTCCTAGTTCTGTCTGTGACCTTGAACACAGCTGTCACTCTGCCTCTGTCCTCCCATGCAACCACAAAGCAGAATTAAGTCATGCACATAGGGCTGACCAGTTCTCCCTTCTCAGCACATTACCTGTGTGGATGAAAAGATGCTACCTGCTCCTGCTAGTAGGTACAAGTGTTGTACCACATTTGGGTCTGAGCTCAAGTCAACATAGCAGGAACAGAAGCAAAATCTAATTCTTGTATTCTTTCATTCATTCACTGTCATAAGGGATATTGAAAGTTGAGGCTCTGGAATTTCATTGCCAGTGTTTCCCACTGCCCTGGTAAGAAGTAGCCATGTGGCCTGCTTTGGATGACTAGGAATAACATGAACTAACCTCAgaagagaaaccaggaagtcagacaTGGCGAGAACAAATGAAAAGGAGAGTGGAAGGGCAAGAGATTAGGAAAAGTAGCTGGTGCATTAAAGAGCCTCAGTTACATTCAAACACAAACCacccccatgggggccccaagcaGCTTAAAAGTAAAGTGAAAAGTGTGCAGAGGGGGCAAAAGCAGCATTgacctgcccatcctgcctaccAAGGAGGTCTCAGCCAGAGCTCACCAAAGAGGCAGGATGTGGGTAAGCCAGGAGCATGACCAATGGGTCTCTACAAAATGCTGATCCACTGGCCCAGATCCCTACTTGTGAAGAGGAATAATGGGCTCTCTCTACTGATTgtccagtagcagcagcagcagcaacagtccAGCTGCACAAACACCCTGACCAGAGGGGCTAGGTTACTTAGTCTCACTGGCCCTCATTTACCCTACACAGAGCTTTTACCCCATGGGGTGCCATTCCCCACGGTTTGACCAAACTCCTATTAAATGCTCATGCACTCTGTGGAGCTGTTGTACAGGGTGAACCGTTGTTATGCTTTCAACTAGAGCTACCCCTGCACAGTGACACTGAGCATGCATTCTCCACTGGGATTTTTCCTTTCACTCACAAAATTAAGCCATGTTTAAAATAATGCAAGTTAAGCTAGCTAAAGGCActtcctttcttcccctcccccacaccttgtAATTATTCCATCACATGCCTCCTTCCTCCCAACTACTAGACTCAGCTCAAAATGTAGCTCATAGATCACTAGTGGAAAATGGTTCTTGCAGAATAGGGAaacagcaggaggaagaggaaggggaagggaaacacCAACCCTGGAAagctctttcctccctccctctctcttctgcacatctggctggggctgaggtaAATTGGTCTGGAAGCGGCCACATCTTAAATTGTTTTCCCTGTTCATAGACTTGGGGAAGGATTGAGGTGGCCTATTTCCCTCTACACAGATTTGGAGGCAGGGGTTAATTTGGGATTGGAGAGGCCatgcctggagagagaggtggttGTTCTGATGAAAGCACTATAGAAGAGCTGGGTGTTATGATATGTGACTCAGGCACTGGCTGGGCCTCAGGAATTCTGGGATCAGTTCCTGGGTTTGCCTCAGCCTTCCTGACTGCTCTTTCTCcagtgggcaagtcacatcatgTCTGAGTCTCACATCCCCATCTGACAAGAATAAGACTTTTCTCCCACCCTTTATCCGCCGTGTCTATACGACTTGGAATTTCTTTGGGGTAAGGACTAAGTGTTTGTACGGCCCCTTGCTCAAGGGAATTGGGCTCTTGGTAAGGCTGGGACTTCTGGGCACTATGTAATACAAAGAATGTCATAATAAATGCCACTCcctgctgcttttcagtggcatgAACTGTAAAACACCCTGTGTGAAGGCATCCCTATTTATCTTCTCACTCCGGGGGGATCAGGTATACAGGACTTCTGGTGGCAGCTGATACATCAAAGGGGAGAGGAGCATGCATGGGAGAGGGGCAAGTGTATGGCACAGTGGGGACAGCAAGCCCTGAAAAGGGAACAGGTGCGCATGTACTGGGTGCTTTTGTATGATGGTAGAAGTGGGTAATTCACGGAAGGAGAAGGGCGAGGCTTCTGGGGGACCATTCAGATGCTTAAGTAAGCACCTACCTAAGTACTTTGCTAGAAAGAGGCCTCACTGCAATTCAACAGCTACTTTTCTGTCCTCTTTCACCCCTAAGTCTCCTTCAGCATTACTGTTTTCCAAGTGTCTCTTCCCATTAAATGCCTGTTTGCTTAGGGGTTATCTGGCTCCAGCTGCGCTGGCTTGCACATGATGTACTTTGCTGAAGCATGGTTAATACAGTTGGTTCACGTAGTGCCTAGTTAATGCATTTTTCTCATTCCAGCTTATTGTCAGAGTTCAGTATTAAATGTACTGAAACAGTTTTCCTGACacaattctttaaaatatagtgGGGAATGTTGCTTTCTGACCCCGCTCCTTATTTGACACAGGGGCTAATGAAAGAACCTGGCAGCAGAAGAAAAACGGTGGCTTTGAAGATGAACTTTCAGAAGTCCTTGAAAGCCAGAatgacaagaacatgcaaagagGTTAGTGTCAGCCTAACCCCCAGGAAATCCACATCGAAAGAACATCCCTGTTTGTGTGCATCAAGGCTGCTAGTACAGTAATCTGCTTCACATTTTAGCCCTTTTTTTGTTGCTGAAATAGACTAGCGACCTTGGGTTTGCTTTGGAATAGTTAATGGCttaagaaacatttcattttgcagCCATAATTACTGGAAAAATTCTAAATCATAACAGATACTGATTTGCCATCCTGCTGCCATTTTCAGTATTAAAATGAGTGACAGGTGAGTCCTACAATGAAAGATGTGACAGATTAATAGTCCATCTTCATAGCTTTGTGTGTTGGACTAGGTTTTCATGCGACACCAATCAccattgtatctgagcacctacagCGTTAATGGCCAGCTCCTGTatcacttgaagtcaatgggagtcttggaTGCACAAAAAATGTAGGGTCCTAAAACAGACCAAACTCAGCTGTGATTATTTCCCCCAGGTCAGTCCTGTTGGTTAACTGGAGTTTCCCCAGTGGAAGTAAAAGGAGACTTTAGGCCATTTTCTCTGGCTCAgagccttctcttttccatatCAGAAGAAGTAGTGCCTGTGTTGGATTAGTTTGCTGCAAATATAGTTCAATACAGAATGGATTCCGAAGCAAAATCATGGCACTATCTAACTTAGTGAGTGTGATTTCTGGAAGAACTATTtgttttaagcaaaataagcagtcataggTTAagaagggaaggttctctcatggattggtaactggttaaaaggtaggaaacaaagggtagaaataaatggtccgttttcagaatggagagaggtaaatagtggtgtcccccagggatctgtcctgggcccagtcctatttaacatattcataaatgatctggagaaaggggtaaacagtgaggtggcaaaatttgcagatgatacaaaaccactcaagatagttaagtcccaggcagactgcgaagagctaaaaaggatctcacaaaactgggtgacggcgtaacaaaatggcagatgaaattcagtgttgataaatgcaaagtaatgcacattggaaaacataatcctagctatacatatacaatgatggggtctaaattagctgttactactcgagaaagatcttggagtcattgtgggtagttctctgaaaccatccactcaatgtgcagcggcagtcaaaaatgtTGGGcatcatcaagaaagggacagaaaatatcatgttgcctctatataaatccatggtactcccataCCTTGAATACCGTGTGCAAATGTaattgctccatctcaaaaaagatgtattggaattggaaaaggttcagaaaagggcaacaaaaatgactggggtatagaacggcttccatatgaggagagattaataaaactgggccttttcagcttagaaaagaggcaactagggggaatatgatagagatctataaaatcatgagtagagaaagtggataaggaagtgttgtttactccttctcataatacaagaacaaggggccaccaaatgaaattaataggcagcaggtttaaaacaaacacaagaaagtattatTTTTTCACGCAACATACTgccaacctctggaactccttgccagattgtgttgtgaaggccaatgctataacagggttcaaaagggagctagatagattcatggaagatatgtccatcaacggctattagccaggatgggcaggaatggtgtccctagcctctgtttgccagaagctgggattgggtgacagggcatggatcacttgatgataacctgtctgttcattccctctggggcacctgccattggccactgtcagaggacaggatactgggcttgatggacctttggtctgacccagtctgaccGTTCTTATGTACTTACCATGCTTTGTTCCATACTGTACAGTGTTCTGAGCTGTTGCATTCAGCAGTCGAGCACCCATGGCCATCTCAGTTGAAGTTGTGAGAGAGTCTAATATATTCAAACAAAACTGAGGGGACAGGAAACTCCCCGTCATTAAGGCTTGCTCCTGCTTCCATGGAGTTCAGTGGGAGCGGGATCCAGCCATCAGCCTTTCATTTAaaccaaattgaaaaaaaataaactgctgGCATGTGCACTCTTCCAGCCCCAATGGGAGTATCGGTCTGAAGATTCTTGGCCCTGACACACTCACCCGCTGGGACAGTAGCCAGTCATTTCAATGCCACTTTTCTGCCAGGAATATAAGTTTATAATGCAAAAGCTTGAATACATTAATGACATTTACTCATCTTAAGCTTTTTTAGCACTGCTTTATTCCATTTTCTCTCTATGCCCATTTACTTTTACCTCTTTTCTAGTTTTCTcgtctcttcctctttcttttgCTCTTAAAATATGATTTGACTTTTTTGTATTTGAGTACTGCCTATGCCCCTtctgagatcagggcccattgtgaacaacaataataaataaataaaaccctttGGCCAACACTAGCTGCCTGTGACTGTCTGAGCAGCCTTGGCCTAGTCATACTAATTCCATCTGTATCAAGTGGGAATAACACTTCCCTTTCTTTTAGGGTTGTTGTGAGTAGGAATTAGCCAGTCTTTGCACAGGACTTTGAGCATGTAAAGTGCTATCTAACTGTAAAGCATAATTATAATTCTAAGATTTTCTATTTTATATTTAATCTCAAAGGCAGTGGCAGTTTATCATCGGAGACAAGGTAGTGAGATAGGCTctgcttcagcaaagcatttatgcacatacttaagtttaaggcctagtctacacttgggggatgggggggatcaatctaagaaaCACAATTTCATCTACAagaatacgtcgacttcagctgcgCTATCTTggatcgacttacctcccgtcctcacggtgcaggatcGACGGCTgtggctcccctgtcaactccacttccacttctcgccctggtggagttccagagttgataGGAATgcgctcgggggtcgatttattgcgtctagatgagacacaataaattgatccccgatagatcaatcgctacctgccgatccgggtACCCTACGTCTACTACACTGAATAGTGGGTCGGCTTAAGCATATGTCTACTGTACTGAAGCATGGGTGAAATTAAAGATAATCAATGGGCCTACTCACATGGTTAAAGTTCAACATATATTTAAATACAGTGTTAACAGGATGgacttactcatgtgcttaaagtgaaACATAGGTTTAAttaaatgattttctttttttcctggagTTGAGCCCATAGATCAGTAAGAAGCCTCCTCATTTGTGAAATAGACTTCTAAAGAGAGGTTCTGGTTTTGCCATGTTGCCACTACAGATAACTCAAGGGAAACTGCTGTGGAGGAGCCCACAGCCTCATTTGCTGAGCTAACAGCAGAGAGAAGCCAGCAGAACAGTGAGAGGGAGGAGTCCAAGGAGGATGAGAAAAACAGCCTGGAAGAAAGGGAGCTAAGACTGCGTGAAGCTGGCCCTGAAAATGACAAGGAGAATGCAGAGGAATCTGACAGCAACGAGGTCAGTGAGGCTGAAGAATCGCCAAGGGAAGATGCTTTAGACGACCACATCAATGACGACCTCCGAGCGGATGAGCTGGCCGAGCACACGCTCCAAGAGGCTGAAGAGGAGCAGCCTGAAGAGACCGACAGAAGCCAGGAGTTTCAGGGAGAGAAGAAGCAGATCTCCAAAAAGGGCCAGGAAGAGAGccaagaagcaggagaggagacccTACAAGAGCATACTGAAGAAGAGGATGCTGGGAGAAGCACCCTGGAAGATAAGCAGCCTACGgaagcagacaggatactgggctcagCTGAGGATGAGACAGAGGAGACTCCAAGGGAAGGCGGTATGTATCCCATATGATGTCCCAGCCATCTTCTTCATTTTGTGCTGTATGACAAAAGGAGAACTCCGGGCTAgtttcacaaaggtatttagaggCCTAAAAGTGCAGCtaagcacctagtgggatttccaAGTGCACCTAAACATGTTAGAAGCATAACTCCAACCAGCAGTTATACATAAATCCCACTAGgcccatctgcatctttagacatCAAAATACTGTTGTAAATCTGCCCATCAGTTACTTCACTCTGAGCCTTACAATGGGTCTGGTCAGTTTTCAAAGAGCTTTTACATCATTTATTGAAGCTTCTCAGGCTTTTTAAGTTTCTTAACTATTGCTAGCTCCAGTCTCTTTGTCATCAATATTGCAGGGCATGTGTGTCTTCTCCTCCTGCACGTCTAGCTGTATTTTCATGTGACCTGTGTtgtatacaagaggtcagacttaacattcataatggtcccttctggccttaatccaTGAATCTGTTGCTTCAGCATGTCCATCAGTTCACATAGAGCAATTCAGTAAGAAATAAGGCTTGGTGCAAAGACTGGGTCTAACTAATCTAAATGCCATGTCATTGTCATTCTGTTCAATAGATGCTTCAGCTAACAAAGGTGCTTTGGGTTTTGGCCAAGGTTTGAAGAATTCAGAAGAAGAGAAATCCCATGGACTAAAAGGAGGGAGGCATCGGTCAGAGGATGAAGCAATGCAGGCAGAGGACACCTTCCACCCTAGGGATGTCAAAAGCGAGGAAGTGGAGGagccctccagagaatgggaagaCTCCAAGAGATGGAACAAAATGGATGAGCTGGCCAAGCAGCTGACATCCAAGAAGCGCATGGAGGAAAAAGACAGCAGCGAAGACCCAGATAGGTCCATGAAAATGTCCTTCAGGTCCCACAAGTATGACTTCCACAACCCAGAAGAGGATATGAGAAGGTCATGGAAACATCACACTAAGGAGGACAGCAGCGAAGCAGGGTTTCCGCTTGCTGCTATGCCTGAAGAAAAGAAGGATGAAGAAGGAAGCGCTAACAGAAGAACAGAGGTTGGTGTGACACCTGTGcatgcactttaaaaaaataaaaataaaaaaaaatccagttatttGCAGGGTATCAATAGTGCACTGAGAGGTTTAGGAAGGtgccatatttttttaaatatgacacCATTACTTATTATGCCCAGTGTTAGGCAGGTAGCTGTGTTTTGTTAGTCTGTGATCCTCTCTCACTTCAGGGTTGGTTTTTATTATTTAAGACCCTTGAACTAATTTACACATTGTCCTTCAGACCCTCTGAAATCCAGGCAGACTAGTCACTCTGAGCACCAGGTTTGCACACAGAACCAGGAGCAATGCCTTTGTACTCCCAGGAAACTGCAGGGAGCCCAATCTGCTCCTGTTTGAACCAGTCTTAGAAGCAACCAAACCCCCTTCACACTAGCCTGGCTCATAGGCTTGGGACCAGCAGTAGAATTTCTCTTTTTGCAAGCTGGCTGTCTCAGAATGGGGCATCTTACTTTAGAAATCACCCTACTGActaggtggggctggggctagaACTAGACAACTCCTGTGAGAGGCAACAAGCCACCAGTACCAACCTTCACCAAGCCACCAGTAAATGAGGGAAGatatgccattgatttcagttcaaCAAGGGAGAGGCTACACCTCCTGTGCCCTGCTCAGCTACCGCAGATAACATCATAGGTGTAGTTTAACCTCAacataggggagaggagcagggagcttAATACTACTAACAGAGACAGGTCAGGCTTTAGGATTTACTGACTGACAGACCGCCTCACACCCCAGATCCTGTCCCCCTGGCCAGGGAGGGACTAACaggcccacccccccccccacatcactGTACTCCATAGGGTGCACCTGCATCCCAGCTGGAGGAGTGATCAACAGTCTTCCCTGCACTTCTAAGGGATACCCTGCCCCGGAGAGGgactgacagacccctggaacctACCCCCACCTCCAAGGAGGCACTGACAGATCACACCACATGCCCAGCGCTAACCACGACAGATCTTCCCgacccccccacacctctccaTAGGGAACCTGCCAGATCCTACTcccctgtgaccccccccttGATCTTCCACTgagtcccccccacacacacacacactttgccactCGGGGGAGGGAGTGACACCCCCCCCGGCACACCTCCTGGGgactccccccccactcccatagGGAACCGTTATGGCACCAAGTCCCCTGCACTGGGAAGAGCCCGATGGCTGCACacatgcaccccacccccacccccccaggacaACATTgctgcactgccccccccccactcttgcCATAGGGAACCTTCCCATACCCTCTATAGGGGACCCTCTCCTGAAGCCGCACTCCTCCCCCCAAAggacacctccccccccacaaacCTGGCACACGCTACTTTGGCCACCAAGAAAGGGGCAGGCCGCCAATGTAAGTGCCCCCAAACTCAGATTTCCACCACCTGCTCTCCACAACCTGGGGGGAATGCTCCCTACAAGGCACCAGGGAGgtgtgcagagctgggggtgagaAGAGCCTTGCAGGAGCTCCCTCTGTGGTATTTCTTATTGCAGGTAATTTTTACCATAggtcagtgggtctcaaactgtggggcaggaccccattttaatggggtcaccaggtgtggcattagacttgctagggcagaaactgaagcctgagccccagggccaaagccatagcacagggcttcagtcctgggtggaGGGAGCTCAGTTTACAGACCCCACCCCAACTTGAGGCTAAAGCCCTTGGCCTTTGGTCCTCCTGCCCAAGGTGGTGGGGCTTAGGCgttggcaggctcaggcttcggttcCCCTCTGCTGGGCTCCTGTAGTGATTTTtatcagaagggggttgtggtgcaatgaagtttgagaactgatgCCATAGGTTAAGCTGTAGGGGGGAAGGGATAGAGCAATAGTTTGAGCATTGACttactaaacccagagttgtgaattcaatccttgagagggccacttaggcaaaaatcagtacttggtcctgctagtgaaggcagagggctcaactcaatgacctttcagggtcccttccccttctaggagataggtatatcttcaaTATTATTATAGCAGTGGTGGCCTGCATGCAGTGAACTAGGTTTCATAACATCTTTGTCCTGGGGACACCACCTGGAGAAGTAGGACCTACACACCAGCTACCCAGAGGAACAGCCCAGGAAAAGCTATACCTTTTGGCTTGGGCAGGATGCAGTACTTGTTCTTTTGTGTGAAGTGGATTTGAATTCGATAACCATAATGGAAGTTACCCATACTGTCCCATATGGAGCCACTGCTGTTTACATAATGCTGAAAACAAGAGCTAGGGTAAGCTTGACTTTTGACATGCTCTTTACCTGCTGCAACAGGAATGCAGCCCCAACCAAAGCTGGAGCATAGCCATTTTCATGACCTTGTATAAATATGTCACTGACATACACACATACTCTCTCTCTAGCAAAGACAAGACCCTTCTACTTAGCAGAGACCTTTCTTTACCTCAGTTGGTGCAGAGTTGTGGTTTGGTGTTGCTTAATGCTTAGTTCACTGTTTGCAGATGATCAGTGTCTGTGCTTATGCAGCCACGGTCAGTGACACATGTACCAAATTAGCCTGCTGATTTAAGTCCCTGTTGTtgaaatacatttacatttttgtAGCAAAAAGTAGGATTTCAGGACAGACTGGAATTTGGACCAGCACCATACAGTTATGGTGGCTTAATCTGTGTCTTTAAATTACTAACAAAAATATTCTCAGGTAAAGTAGCAGCTGTGACTACACAAGAGCaactttagaaaaaaatcattttcaattttagagcacattttcaaaagagttgCTCATGTTGTATACTGAGTTCTTCCCTATGATCTCTCAACTTGTACACAGGTCTTAAATGCACAACTGGGCATAGCAACTGCTCTGCTTCTACAAACACAGGTAGCTAGGCAGATACATTTtgcaggtatttaggcactttgaTTTCTATGGGAGCTAAGggcctttgtgaatcccaccttCTGTTTCTCAGGTTCCGTCTCTCAAAGTAGGGGCACTGCTTACTTGGCTCACAAAGGTGTTGTGAAGACTGGTTAATGTATAGTACatactttgaaaatataaaacatcACAAAAGTGCCCAGAATGATTAAACCCAGATTATTCTACACATGCATCTAGATTGGGGTTATGCTTCAGAATGAGAAATGTTGTGCTGGTATGTACAGTACATGAATATTAACAATATCCAGCTTGTTTATAGCTTCTCTGAACAGCCCAGCTCTTTTTTAAAGACATTAACCCCCCTAAACAACAGCTTCtgatctcctctctgctcagctggaTGCCTCAGAACTCCTACATCAATGTATTGTAAATACGTTCCTTTTCTTAGATCTCAAGAGAGCAGTGAGGCACTCCCACAGCACCGATGTAGGTGCAAGGAGCATGACACACCTGATTCTTAACTGAAATCCTTTATTTTCAGAAGAAAAAGGAATAGGTGGGATGATTTCCACTTGCCTGAAACCACAGCCAAAAATAGTTTATGCAAAATTTCAGCTAAAGGGCTTGTGGAGGTGTTCAGTGGGTAGATGTCCACACCACCAAAAAATCCCCCAAATACATACtgatatttatattacagtagcacttagagcagtggtccccaaactttttaccttgtgcccctccccccagtgagCCCAGACCCAgggccaggagctctgggaaggggggAGATGCGGATAGGGGTAAGGGGGCTGCGGTTGGAGCCATAGCTGGGGACAGGGGCGGGAGcactggaggtggtggaatctccatccttagaggtttttaaggcccagcttgacaaagccctggctgggatgatttagttggtgttggtcctgctttgagcagggggttggactagatgacctcctgaggtctcttccaaccctaatattctatgattccatgagtGGTGCCGGAGGCTGGCAGCCACAGCTGGAAGCAGAGCcccaggagaggaggcagcaactGGGGCCCTGGGTGCGGTGCCCTAGGAATGGAAcagggtggtgctccctccctgcccaacACGGGGGCTAGGCCAGGCCCCTGCCACATGCCCCCAAATGGGCATGCCCCACAGACTGGGGACCTCTGACCAGGAGTTTCTGGCCAAAAGTCAGGGCCTAACATGCTACATCAGGCCCCGCATTGTAGGAGACTGTCTCTGCCCTGATAAGCTCATAGTCTAAATGGAAGCACAAAGGGGTGATATGACTTGACCAAGATCACACAGTAGGCCACTGGCtgaactaggaatagaaccctTATCTCGACTTCCAATATGTTATCCACTAGATAACACTGTCTCTCTCCCTGCTTCGCCTGTCGGGCCCAGATAAATACCATAAACTCTTTGATTGGTCAATGCAAAGAAAGAGACTTAGGGATGACGTTATGCTGTGTAATTACCTCTTTACTTCTGATGTTTTAGGATCAGGAGTTGGAAAGCCTAGCAGCAATAGAAGCTGAACTGGAGAAAGTCGCCCACAAGCTCCATGAATTGAGGCGGGGCTGAAGTTCCCCCTATGCATAACATGAGCAAAAGCCAGAAATTAACTCATCCTTTTACACTGCATCTTAACTTACTGAttcaaaaagtaaaaattaaaaaataaagacgGAGCAGAAGCATTTCGTCCAGGAAGCCAAAATTGCTAGGAAATGACAGGCTTGCCCTCTTTGCAGTAATATTACACTCATCGTCGGCTTCTTCCTTGATTTTGTGCTCCCTTAGCCACTATGGTTCTCTCTTGTACCCTTTGGATAATTGTATCCTGAGCAGTGTGACTTACTCATGTACTTTCTGTTTgtctgggtttttctttttctcttctttaaaGACAGCTTTCTAGAATGTTTTACTTCTCCCGTTAGATTCACTGG
Coding sequences within:
- the CHGA gene encoding chromogranin-A; the protein is MGCRGGFAVLLLAVQVISLPVTNPMNKGDAKVMKCIVEVISDTLSKPSPLPISQECLETLRGDERIISILRHQNLLKELQELAVQGANERTWQQKKNGGFEDELSEVLESQNDKNMQRDNSRETAVEEPTASFAELTAERSQQNSEREESKEDEKNSLEERELRLREAGPENDKENAEESDSNEVSEAEESPREDALDDHINDDLRADELAEHTLQEAEEEQPEETDRSQEFQGEKKQISKKGQEESQEAGEETLQEHTEEEDAGRSTLEDKQPTEADRILGSAEDETEETPREGDASANKGALGFGQGLKNSEEEKSHGLKGGRHRSEDEAMQAEDTFHPRDVKSEEVEEPSREWEDSKRWNKMDELAKQLTSKKRMEEKDSSEDPDRSMKMSFRSHKYDFHNPEEDMRRSWKHHTKEDSSEAGFPLAAMPEEKKDEEGSANRRTEDQELESLAAIEAELEKVAHKLHELRRG